In Methanocaldococcus sp. FS406-22, the genomic stretch TCTTAGATGTTAAAAAATCCATCATGATGGCTAAAATGCTAAATATCCCAATTATTGGAATCATTGAAAATATGAGCGGCTTTGTTTGCCCATACTGTAATAAGGTTGTGGATATATTTGGTAGAGGTGGAGGGGAGAAAGCTGCCAAAGAGCTTGGAGTTGAGTTTTTAGGAAGAATTCCATTAGATATTAAAGCAAGAGAGGCAAGTGATAAAGGAATTCCAATGGTTTTACTCGATTGTAAAGCAAGTGAAGAGTTTAAGAAAATAGTTGAAAGGATTGTTGAAAAGGTTGAAGGTAAAAAAGAATAAAACTAATTTATTTGATGTATTCCAAGCATTCTGGAAAATATTTTTTAATATAATCCCTGTCTCTATCAATATAAACATGCATGCTAATAGAATGATGCACATATTCCTTTAATTTTGTATTTGTTTTTTCTGCCACCAATTCTCCTAAACTTATTAATCCAAGTGCATTTGCCACAAAGGCAATGAGTGCATCGTTGCTTCTAAAAACTACCGTCATATATAAATTATCGTCTCGAATTAAAAATTGTAGGAGTTGCAAACAGGGGACAGAACCTCTTTCATCCCTACTAATGTCAATATCAATCTTTGGATTCCATGTAATTGCTACAGCCCTCCTACTATTTTTTTGTTGATTTAATTTTTCAATAATATAATTTATTTGGTTGATTTTTTCATTGGCATAAGGATATTTGAACAATCTTTCGTGATAATCATAACTGAATGTATTATTTGAACCATAAAGTAAATTTTTAGTGTATTCTTCAACTGCCATTTTTCCAAGAGGGTATTTTTCTGGAACTTTTTTTAACTTTGGGTTTGTAATTTGTATAATTGTATTTCTAATTTCTTTAGTTCTCTCTCCAAACTCTGTCTCAACTATATCTCCATCTTTTAAAATCTTTGGAATTAACTCATCAAATGCAGAAGCCACTGATGGTTTTTTTATACATAGCATAATCCTACCTCTATGTATTTTGGGTTATAAAAATAAAAGAGGTATTGTTATATAAAAGTGGTATCTAATTTAAAAAAATTTTCTTAATAAAGTAAAAAACTTAAATATCCTCCATTTCGGTTATAATATAATTCCCTTCCTTCCCTTCAAAACCTCTAACTAAGAATGTTTTTCCATTTAATTTTAAGCAGATTTCTCTAATTGTGTCATCAATTCCATATTCTTCAAGCATATCTAAAATTCCTGGCATAAATTGCTCTAATGTTGCTGGTGGAATATAACATCTTTTTGAAGACGTTCCAAAGTGTATCTTTCCAAACACCTTAATTTTTACATCTACATCTTCTGGGTCTATTTCCCCACAATTTCTGCAGATATAAACTAAACCTCTTGGTTTAATCTTAGTATCAACAATTCCCCTACATATTTTGCAGTAATAATTTACAAATATTGTTGATTGAGAAACTTCTAATATAGCTGGTACTTTTACATCTAAAACTTCTCCTCTGTTGTATAACTGCTCTTTAGGTATTTCTGGAATTTCCTTTGGATATTTCACTCCCTTAATAACTTTTTCAACTATTCTGACACTCTTTTCTTCTGTTATTCTACCAAATATCTCATAACATTTTCCCTTTTCCAATGGAATTGTTGTTATAAAATTGGCTACTCCATCCTTATCAACCATAGTTCCAATGTAGAATATAGCCCCTTCTTCACTCTCCTTCTTTCTAATATCTACAATCTTAACTTTTGTTAAAATTTGAGAATTTGGTAATAAAGAGGATATCTTTCCCAATACCATAAAACATCACCTACAAATTTTTAATTTTATTCTTCTTCTGTTTCTTCATCTTCTTTCTCCTCTTCTATCAACTCAGGAGCTACTCTCGGCAAAACAACTTCATCTATAAACTTTTTATGGACAATATATTCCTTTGGCTGGACAATCACTGGCATATCATTTAAAGTTAGGGATATTGCCTTCCTTAGCTCTCCTTCTTCAGTTCTAAATTCAACAGCCCCAAATCTCACAAATCCTCTAATAAACATCCCTGTAAATACCTCTGGATTTGCTTTAATTCCAAACAATCTTAATCTTCCCCATCCATATCCATCAAATATCCTAAATATGGTGTAATCTTTACCTGTGGAAGTTCTTTTATGCTGAACTCCTACAACAATTCCAACTATTATCCCTCTCTGGATAGGAACTCCATTAATATCTAAGTAAGTTATTCTCTCGTCATCTTCATCAATTCTTTTTAAATATTTTGCCCTACATAAAGATAGTGGAATTGGAACGGCAGTTCTCATTTCTTGCCCTTTGACAACCTTTAAATCATCTAAATTACCAACGAACCTCACATCTTTTTTTGGATACGGTTCATATCTTCCTAATATACTCTCATAATCATCTGCTTTAATTTGCAAATAGATTTCCTCTAATTCTTCAACACCTTCATCAGTATAAACTGTTGAATACCTTACAATCTCTACTTTGTCATCTTCAATTTTTATTCCGTATTTAACCATAGTCATCACCCGTAATAATTGGTAATAATAATCTATGTAATTATATGACTATACGAATTTTTATATATGCTCATATATATACCTTTCGGTTAACTCAGCAAAACATACAAAAACAGAAAATTTCATAATTCTAATAAAAAGATTCAAAAATAGCCTTAATAGGACTTTTTCAAGAATAAATGTTTTATTGCACATTGACATCCTTTGAATGTCCAAATTCCTTAACAACAAAAATATAGCTGCGAAAGTCCTATTTATAATGTCTTTCAAAACTCTTTGGAATAGCTAAGGCATAGATGAACGTCTTCCTTTGGAAGGCGTTCAAACTTTCCTCAATCAATTTTATTAATTTTGAAAGACACTATAATATTAGATTTTCTTTTCCCATATTTTTATAGCATTGGCAGGACATACATCTGCACATCTTCCACATAATATACACTTATCTTTATTAATCTTAACCTTATCCCCCTCTTGCTCGATGGCGTTGATAGGACATTCTTCAACACAGACGAAACAGCCAACACATAGATTTTTATCAACTTCAATATCTCTGGTTTTTATCACTTCTCCAAGCTCTCTCTCAACCTTTATACATTTTTTTGGGCAGACCTCAGCACAGGCACCACAACCCATACATAAATCTAAATTAACCTCAATGCTTTTTCTTCTAACTACCTTTATAGCATTTGTCGGACAGAATCTTGCACAAATTCCACATTTTATACATGTATTTTCATCAAGCTCATATCTTTTTAATCTAATCTTTCTATGTGGAATGGATTTTTCTTTTATGGTATAATGGACTTCACTATCTTCAATCTCCGCTCTTCCTTCTATAACATATATTGCTCCAACTGGGCAAGTTTGAGCACAAATCTCACATTTAACACATTTATCTTCAATTATCTTTGCAGATTTTTTAACCTTTGCTTTTTCAATTGCATCTACTGGACATTCTTTGTAGCAAAGATTACATCTTATACACTTGGTTTCGTTGATATATAGCAATTTATAAGTTATAGGGGTTATTTTTTTGGCTACTTCATTGATATACCTCTTATCCCCATCTATCTTTGATAATATCTCATCCAATGACTTTTTTATTTCAATCAATGTAATCACCTTAATATTATGGCATTCAATGGACATAGTTCCTCGCATCTTCCACAGAGCTCACACTTATTTATATCAATTCTTATTTTGCTTCCATATTCTTCAATGGCATTAAATGGACAATTCCTTAAACAAACTAAGCAAGAGGCACATCTCTCACTTATATACTCAATGAATTCATACTTGTCCACTTCAATAATCCTTGCATCTTCATTAATTTCACATCTTAATCTTATTATTACAATTGCGTTCGTTGGGCAAACTTTTTTGCATCTTCCACAAAATACACATTTTTCTTTGTCAATAACTATAAATAAACCATCTTTGCTATAAGTTATTGCATCAACTGGACAAATCTCAATGCATTTTCCACAGCTAATGCATTTGTCCTCTTTAACAATAATTTCCCTTTTATTTAAAATAATATTAAATTTTGGGAGTAATTGAATATTTTTATCAGCCAAATTAAAATGTTTAGCTATTATTTCCTTTATCATACAACTCCCTCTTCATTTCCTTTATTCTTTTGTTTTCCTCATAAACTCTCTTCTTTAACTCTTCTTTTAACTTTTTGAGGGATAGTTTTTCGATTTCTTCCTTAACCTTTCCGTACTTCTCAGTATATAAGATTAAATCTGCTTCAATACTTTCGATTATCTTATCTTCTATTATTCTAACTTTAACTGCCTCTTCTGCCTCTTCTGGCTTGACTATTTTTATAGCCTCAACAGGACACTCCCTTGCACATGCTCCTCCTCTAACACATAATTCAGGAACAATATATGGCAATTTTGTCTCTTTACTGATTTTAATAGCTCCTGCTCCACAAACCTTATAGCAGATTCTACAACCAATACATAAATCTTCATCAATAACATAGCAAATATCCTTCCTCTTTGAGATTATAGGTTTATAAATCCTTATTGCTGTGGTTGGGCAGAGTTCTATGCATAGACCGCATTTCACACATTTAACAACTTTCTTCTCCTTCAAATCAATCTCTCCTACACATACATCTTTACAGATTCCACAACTTATACATAAACCATTAACAATATGTGGAATTTCCTCAATAGCATTTTCCTTAATTTCTAATTTTCCGATAGTTTTCTTGTTTTTAATTTCAAAAGCTTTATCTATTTTTTCTTTCAAAGTTTTTTCGTCAAATATAATTATGGCGTTTTCAATTGGGCAGGCCTTAACACATTCTTTACATGAGATACACAAAGCCATATTTATTACATACTTCCCCTCTTTACGCTCAATTACATTGATTGGGCAAGCTCTTTCACAGTTTCCACATCTAACACACACTTCCTCATCAATTATAAGATTATGATATTTAGGTTTATCAAAAAATAGTCCTTCTGTTTCAATTCTATGCTTATCCATCTCCAAAACTCCGGTTGGACAAACCTCAACACAGTTGGCACAAGCTATACATGAACCCTCATCAAACACTGGGAGATTTTTGTTATACTCCTCACTATATACCATCTCAACTGCAAAGGCTGGACAACTCTCTTTACATGCCTCACAAGATATACATTTCTCAGGAAATTTAACAATTGGAGGGATTTTTCTATATCTCTCTGGAGGGATGTAGGAACTTTTATCTGATTTTGCATCAATAAATCTCTTAATCCACTTTTTCCTTGCAAATTCATAAAGATACCAAAGTGATGATGCCATAAGAATCACCTTATATTAATTTAAGAGGCATCACCGAGCGTAGCGAGGTGATGCATCCCGGGTATACCAATAGGACGAAGTCCTATGGTCTATAAAGATACCATAATGAGGAAGCCATAAGAATCACCTTAATTAAAATATATTGCATTAGGTAATTTTAAAATTTAAGATTAATATTAATTGGAATCTCTTTGCCATCTTTTATTGCAACTATACATCTCTCTGTGCATGAAACACATGGGTCGATACTTGTATAGGCAGAGATTGCATCAGCTACTGTTGGACAGGTCTTTAACATATATTTATATGCTTCTAAGTTCATAACAGTAGGAGTTCTAATCATTATCCTCTTTATTATCCCTCCATCAGTAATTTCCATCCTGTATGTTACCTCCCCCCTTGGAGCTTCATTTCTCCATTCTCCTTTTCCACCTTTAATCTCTGCCTTGACCCTTATATCTCCAGAGCATTCCTCATATAGCTCCAAAGCTTTTCTAATTAATCTAACGCTCTCAATAACCTCCTCATGCCTTACCATCATCCTTGCAAAGTTATCTCCTTCCTCCCTCCACACTGGCTTAAATTTTAGCTCTTGATATGTTGAATGCCTCAATCTCCAATCACTCTCTGGCAATCCAGAACCTCTACAAACCGGCCCTACAGCTCTTGTTCTCATAACTTCATGATATGGTAAAATACCAATTCCTTTACTCCTTAAAGCAATTAACGGCCCTGTTTCAAAAACCTCTATGATATTTTTTAGCTCTTCCTCAAAGATGTCAAGTTTTTTATAGATTTCATTCATCATTTCTCTATTTATATCTCTCCTAACTCCTCCAATAACATTATAACCCATGTTAACCCTATTTCCAGTAATCATCTCCATCAAATCCATAATTATTTCCCTAACATTCAAAAGCCACATAGCAAGTGTTTCATGTTCAATAGATAGATTATAAACAGCTGAAGCAATTAAATGGCTATGTATTCTTTCCAACTCACAGGTAACTACCCTTAAATACTTTGCTTTATCAGGAATCTCTATCTTTGATATATGCTCAATGCATTCAGCAAACGTCATCGTATGAACATAAGAGCAGATGCCACAAACCCTCTCAGCTAAATAAATTCCCTTATGGCAGTGTTTCCCTTCCATAATCTTCTCTATACCTCTGTGCACATAACCCATTTCAATTTCAGCATCAACTGGTCTTTCTCCATCTAAGACAAGTTTAATCCTTAACGGTTCTTTTAATACTGGATGAATTGGCCCTATAGGAATTGTTGCCATATTTTCACTCATCTCTATTTTTTAGTTTTTTCTCTCTCATTGCTATTGCCTTAGGAGCAACTTTTAATATTGTCTCGATAATCTCAGAAGGTCTTGGAGGACAGCCAGGAATCTTTGCATCCACAGGAATTACTTTATCAACTCCTCCAACTACATGCCCCTCCTTAAAAATCCCTCCACTTAATGCACAGGCTCCAACAGCAACAACTATCTTTGGCTCTGGTGTCTTCTCATAAATCTCCTTCAATCTCTCTGCCCATTGTAAAGTTACAGGCCCTGTAATTAGCAAAACATCTGCCTCTCTTGGATTGTTATGCACATAGATTCCATACTGCTCTATATCATATCTTGGAGCTAAGCAGGCGACTATCTCAATATCGCATCCATTACAACCACCAGTGTTAATAACACAAACATGTATTGACCTTTTTCTAAGGAATTCCTTTACCATAGCTACTCCTCCTTTAACAATTTGATAATCATCTGCCTGCCCTCTTCTAAAGCCTCTTTATATGGTTTTTTATACAACAAATGGCTTTCAACAACCTTCTTTCTAATTAAATCTGCCTCTTCCTTTTTTATCAATCCAAAAAAATCACTGAGCCAGCACAACCCTAAATCAATATCCACCTTTCTCCCTAAACAACCCATCTTTGCCTGCTCTGCATAGGCATGAAGTTCATAGCAGGAAGCAAAATCCAACTTTTTGGCAAATATCTCAATAACTTCATCGACATCAATCTTTAATGCCTTGGCTATTGGGATGAATACGTCATCCATTAAAAATCTGTTATCTTTTAGAACATTCATTTTCTGTTTTAATGAATTTTCAACATATTTTTTGTCAATATCAACGATTTCAGCCATAATTACCACCTCAATAGAAGATAAAGCAGTAAAGCTATAATTAGCCCAACAATAAACTCAACTCTTCCATATCCTGGCCTCATTCCTAAAGGAAATCCAATTAATAAGCAGCCAAGCATATAGAGTGGGGAGTTAATTAAAACCCCACCAATTATCGATAAAGTTAAGGCAATCTTGTCAATCTTCCTTTCTACATAAGGGGAAGAGTATTTTCTATAGCTATATTCCAACCCAATAAAGTTTCCAATAATAAACAATATTATAGCCAAATTTAGCTCAAATAATCCCATGATTTCACCATTTACACAGGAATGTAGAGTTTATATAATGTGTATGCAAAGAAAGCTAAAACTAAGAGCATAAATAGAACCTCAATATCTTCCATTTTATGGGCTATTTTTTTGTTTATGATTGAGATTGCCGTTATTAGGATTAAGCCAAATACTAAAACTATTGGGATAACATTAACCTGTAGTAAACTAACCAATATACAGTAAATCACCGCTATAATGCATGCAATTGTAAAGAAATAAACATAACCTTTCATTTTATCCCTCACATTAATAATCTGTATAGAACATCACACAATACGAGCCCAGCAATTGTCATTTGAAGCATAACTGAGTGGTGAGGAGCTAATAATGGTGTTAATCCATTTACAAATGCTAAAATCACTGTCATCACAACCATTACAGCCAGTGTTAATATAGGGCTGTTTATTACGAAAGGGCCGATAAATATGGCTATAAACAGCCAGAGTAATACAAAGTATGCTATTGCCTCAGCAATGTAGATTATTGATGCCAATAAACCATAATGCTCTGTCATGTATCCACTAACTATATCTTTACCCTTAACTATTCCAAATGGACTGTTTGGAGCTTTTGAAACAAGCAATATGAAGAATGCAAACGCACAGATTGGCATTTTAAACAGCAAACTTCCATTTATTTCCTGATAGTTCAATATGTCTGAAATTAGAACTGAGTGTGTTGTTAAATAGATGGCAGCAACAACTGCAAATAAAGGAACTTCTGCAGCTGCTGAGAAGACACTCCTAACCCCTCCTATCTTTCCATAAGGAGAACCAGATGACAAACCACAACCATGCTCCACTATTTTTTGCAATACATAGATTCCTATGATTATGAGGAGAGATGATTTGAAATCAATGGCTATAATTAATGCAGCTAACCAAATAGCAACATCCAACAAAGCCACAAATATATAAAGAGGATTTCCAGCAGTTATTGGAAAAGTTATCTCCTTTACATAGAATTTTAAGGTATGTAATAGATACTGAATTATTGGAGGGCCTGGTCTTCCTTGAATTCTTGCCATTATCTTTCTATGCAATCCAAGTAATAAAGAGCCAACAAGAAATGCATGGATTGTTAGGTTTATAACTCCGATTAGTGAAGTGTCCATATCCTCACCCAGATTTTATTTCTTGTTTAATTTACACCTCCGAGTGTAAGCGAGGAGGTGTTAGTTTTGATGAAACTTTCTTAAAGTTTCATTGATAGCGTTTTATAACTCCGATTAGTGAAGTGTCCATAAGCATCACCTTAATGTCTTAATATCCTCTAAACGGCAATTTTCCAGCATCTTTTCTTCTTGTTTTTGGAATTACAAATGCTCCAATTCCATACAGCAAAGAAGGAACTGCAATAACATACAGTATATAGCAAATTAATCCATTAAGCATAATTATCCCAACAACACACAATAGGCCTATAATTAGCAAATACAATCCATACTTTCTCTCTTCATCCATTATCTTCACCTTAAATTGTCAATAAAATTTCAACAGTCCTTACGATCAACAACAGTGAGGAGAGGTGTATCATCAATATATACGGTGACCCAGGAGCTCTAAACATCTCCGCCTTTGCAGCATAGAAAGGTGCTATTCCAGTCTCTCCAGCCATTCCAGCGGCAAATATGATTTTTTCAAATAATAATGAGGCCTGAGTTTTTGGTAGTTCAAATATTGATAATGTCCCTGTTTTAGCTAATATCATCCCTGCAGACCCAAACAATGGGAGAGTGGCAATCATCGCTATAAGCCCATACTGATATGCAGCATTTAACACCCATTCCCTCTTAACCGCTGAAACAATCCCTATATTTGCAATTCCAACTAAAGTTAAGAACAAAGCATAATCAAACAAATCATAGGTAAGCATTGCACCAGCAGTAGCTATCCCACAAACAATAGCCATCATTCTTCTAATTTTTAATTCTTTTAGAGTAACAAGTTCCAATTTATCTTCAACTTTAAATTTTTGAGCCTCTAACTGCTTTTCTGGCTTTGTTAAATAAACTATGATTGTAAATATTACTGCAGTGATAAACCCAATAATAGAAAATTCTGAAAAGCTAAATACAATGTCTCCAAATGGAACTTTCCCAAATAAGAATCCAGATATTGTTTCAATCATCTTACCTCACCTATATATCCAATAAGTCCTAATTTAGAGCCAACTTTTATAACTAAACCTAAACCAGCCATCAATAAACACAATAACCACTTGTCTGGAAATATAAAGAAACCTAAAAATCCAAACACCCACAAAGCCCATGCAACTCCTGACAACCCAGATATTCCTTCCCACATTGCCTTTAGCTCTTCTGAAATCTCCGCACCAATAACTCTCTGAGATAATGCATAAAACAACAATCCAGTTGCTATAACCGCCCCTCCTGTAAATCCACTTAATATGGCTCCATAAACAATTAAAACTACTGCTAAAAACTTAGGTGAGGTTTTTAAAATTTCCATCTCAATGTTATACTTTAATTCTCCTGTATGCAGTGGGAGTTTAAACTCCTCAAACAACTTATAACTCCTTGGCTTGGGTCTTTTTGATTTTAAATACTTCCTTGTTATTAAAACCTCTGAAACTGCTAAAAGCTCTGCTAAGCTAACAACTAAACCTGGTAAAATTAACGCCTCAGCCAAATCTGTTCCAACACCTGCTATAATTATGAGCATAGCACACTCAATAACATCAGTTAATATTAGAGCATGTAAATCATTCTTTTGAAATCCAATAGCCAATAACGACAAAATTCCAACAGCAAATCCAACCAATATCGTTGGATGATAGAGGGAATAAACAAAGCTATCCATCTTCTCACCTAATCCTTGTTAAAGAACATCCAGCTAAATATCATAAACGATATTAGTAGTATAGAGCTTTCAAGGACTGTATCCATTCCTCTTGTATAATAAAGGATTTCATCTAATATCCCTCCAGGCGTTGAAACAATTGTTGTTCCAAAGTAATAGGTTTTATCTTTAATCCATTCAGCTATTGGTGTTAGATAGGCAGTTATCTTTCCAAGATTTGGTGCATATTGAGGATATTGAGCTTTTAATTCTGCCGGTTCTTTTAATGGAATTCCTCCCCTATCATAAGGTGCTAATGGTGTTTTTAACGTTTGAGAATGAGGAATTGGCTTTGGATACAGTTGATTGGGATTTAAATAATGAGGAGTCAATACTCCAAATATAAAGACTAAGGCTAAGAATACAGAGAATATTCTTGGAACAATTTCTGGCTTTGATAGGTAGTTCCATATTTTCCCCAATTGTTTCATTTTCCCCCTCAACTAATCATTTTCTTTATATTCAGCATCTAATATCACTGCTCTAACTAAAATTAAACTTAAAACTGCATTAACAGCAATAAATGTCATCAGTGCAAGAGCTTCATCATAAGTTAAAAATACCAATGCTACGCCTACTGCAGGAACTTCTACATTTAACATCCTAATTAGAGGATTATCAACCTTCGGTCCTACAACAGTCCCAAGAGCCCCAATAATCAATAATGCATAGCCAATATAGAGGATATACTCAACGAACTCCATAGATATTCACCACAT encodes the following:
- a CDS encoding thymidylate synthase, which encodes MLCIKKPSVASAFDELIPKILKDGDIVETEFGERTKEIRNTIIQITNPKLKKVPEKYPLGKMAVEEYTKNLLYGSNNTFSYDYHERLFKYPYANEKINQINYIIEKLNQQKNSRRAVAITWNPKIDIDISRDERGSVPCLQLLQFLIRDDNLYMTVVFRSNDALIAFVANALGLISLGELVAEKTNTKLKEYVHHSISMHVYIDRDRDYIKKYFPECLEYIK
- a CDS encoding 4Fe-4S binding protein, with protein sequence MSIECHNIKVITLIEIKKSLDEILSKIDGDKRYINEVAKKITPITYKLLYINETKCIRCNLCYKECPVDAIEKAKVKKSAKIIEDKCVKCEICAQTCPVGAIYVIEGRAEIEDSEVHYTIKEKSIPHRKIRLKRYELDENTCIKCGICARFCPTNAIKVVRRKSIEVNLDLCMGCGACAEVCPKKCIKVERELGEVIKTRDIEVDKNLCVGCFVCVEECPINAIEQEGDKVKINKDKCILCGRCADVCPANAIKIWEKKI
- a CDS encoding 4Fe-4S binding protein; this encodes MIKEIIAKHFNLADKNIQLLPKFNIILNKREIIVKEDKCISCGKCIEICPVDAITYSKDGLFIVIDKEKCVFCGRCKKVCPTNAIVIIRLRCEINEDARIIEVDKYEFIEYISERCASCLVCLRNCPFNAIEEYGSKIRIDINKCELCGRCEELCPLNAIILR
- a CDS encoding 4Fe-4S binding protein → MASSLWYLYEFARKKWIKRFIDAKSDKSSYIPPERYRKIPPIVKFPEKCISCEACKESCPAFAVEMVYSEEYNKNLPVFDEGSCIACANCVEVCPTGVLEMDKHRIETEGLFFDKPKYHNLIIDEEVCVRCGNCERACPINVIERKEGKYVINMALCISCKECVKACPIENAIIIFDEKTLKEKIDKAFEIKNKKTIGKLEIKENAIEEIPHIVNGLCISCGICKDVCVGEIDLKEKKVVKCVKCGLCIELCPTTAIRIYKPIISKRKDICYVIDEDLCIGCRICYKVCGAGAIKISKETKLPYIVPELCVRGGACARECPVEAIKIVKPEEAEEAVKVRIIEDKIIESIEADLILYTEKYGKVKEEIEKLSLKKLKEELKKRVYEENKRIKEMKRELYDKGNNS
- a CDS encoding nickel-dependent hydrogenase large subunit, with product MATIPIGPIHPVLKEPLRIKLVLDGERPVDAEIEMGYVHRGIEKIMEGKHCHKGIYLAERVCGICSYVHTMTFAECIEHISKIEIPDKAKYLRVVTCELERIHSHLIASAVYNLSIEHETLAMWLLNVREIIMDLMEMITGNRVNMGYNVIGGVRRDINREMMNEIYKKLDIFEEELKNIIEVFETGPLIALRSKGIGILPYHEVMRTRAVGPVCRGSGLPESDWRLRHSTYQELKFKPVWREEGDNFARMMVRHEEVIESVRLIRKALELYEECSGDIRVKAEIKGGKGEWRNEAPRGEVTYRMEITDGGIIKRIMIRTPTVMNLEAYKYMLKTCPTVADAISAYTSIDPCVSCTERCIVAIKDGKEIPININLKF
- a CDS encoding NADH-quinone oxidoreductase subunit B family protein, translated to MVKEFLRKRSIHVCVINTGGCNGCDIEIVACLAPRYDIEQYGIYVHNNPREADVLLITGPVTLQWAERLKEIYEKTPEPKIVVAVGACALSGGIFKEGHVVGGVDKVIPVDAKIPGCPPRPSEIIETILKVAPKAIAMREKKLKNRDE
- a CDS encoding DUF1959 family protein; translation: MAEIVDIDKKYVENSLKQKMNVLKDNRFLMDDVFIPIAKALKIDVDEVIEIFAKKLDFASCYELHAYAEQAKMGCLGRKVDIDLGLCWLSDFFGLIKKEEADLIRKKVVESHLLYKKPYKEALEEGRQMIIKLLKEE
- a CDS encoding energy-converting hydrogenase subunit EhaL family protein, which codes for MGLFELNLAIILFIIGNFIGLEYSYRKYSSPYVERKIDKIALTLSIIGGVLINSPLYMLGCLLIGFPLGMRPGYGRVEFIVGLIIALLLYLLLRW
- a CDS encoding respiratory chain complex I subunit 1 family protein, yielding MDTSLIGVINLTIHAFLVGSLLLGLHRKIMARIQGRPGPPIIQYLLHTLKFYVKEITFPITAGNPLYIFVALLDVAIWLAALIIAIDFKSSLLIIIGIYVLQKIVEHGCGLSSGSPYGKIGGVRSVFSAAAEVPLFAVVAAIYLTTHSVLISDILNYQEINGSLLFKMPICAFAFFILLVSKAPNSPFGIVKGKDIVSGYMTEHYGLLASIIYIAEAIAYFVLLWLFIAIFIGPFVINSPILTLAVMVVMTVILAFVNGLTPLLAPHHSVMLQMTIAGLVLCDVLYRLLM
- a CDS encoding membrane protein, producing the protein MIETISGFLFGKVPFGDIVFSFSEFSIIGFITAVIFTIIVYLTKPEKQLEAQKFKVEDKLELVTLKELKIRRMMAIVCGIATAGAMLTYDLFDYALFLTLVGIANIGIVSAVKREWVLNAAYQYGLIAMIATLPLFGSAGMILAKTGTLSIFELPKTQASLLFEKIIFAAGMAGETGIAPFYAAKAEMFRAPGSPYILMIHLSSLLLIVRTVEILLTI
- a CDS encoding EhaG family protein, with translation MDSFVYSLYHPTILVGFAVGILSLLAIGFQKNDLHALILTDVIECAMLIIIAGVGTDLAEALILPGLVVSLAELLAVSEVLITRKYLKSKRPKPRSYKLFEEFKLPLHTGELKYNIEMEILKTSPKFLAVVLIVYGAILSGFTGGAVIATGLLFYALSQRVIGAEISEELKAMWEGISGLSGVAWALWVFGFLGFFIFPDKWLLCLLMAGLGLVIKVGSKLGLIGYIGEVR
- a CDS encoding DUF2106 family protein; the protein is MKQLGKIWNYLSKPEIVPRIFSVFLALVFIFGVLTPHYLNPNQLYPKPIPHSQTLKTPLAPYDRGGIPLKEPAELKAQYPQYAPNLGKITAYLTPIAEWIKDKTYYFGTTIVSTPGGILDEILYYTRGMDTVLESSILLISFMIFSWMFFNKD
- a CDS encoding EhaE family protein yields the protein MEFVEYILYIGYALLIIGALGTVVGPKVDNPLIRMLNVEVPAVGVALVFLTYDEALALMTFIAVNAVLSLILVRAVILDAEYKEND